The segment TCCCTGCTCTCGGATCTTATGTCGGGGGGATCAGGAGAAGTGGCTTGGCGGTCGTGCTTCCTCCTGCTCCCGACACCGTCGTCCGTCTTCGGTGTCTTGAGCCTGATAGCGGTTCGAAGCGTCTCTCTGTGACTTCAGCAGCAGGGACGCAGTGTGGGACGGTGGTAGAGGTGATGGTTGATGGCTCGGCGTGGGTTTGGAGAGACCGCAGTGTTTTGCGGCTGACGCTGAACCAAAAGACGAGAGAACTCAAGTTTTCGGGGGTGAAAAGCAACCGTGGATTCATGCTGTTTTCTACACGGTGCAACAAGCTCTTCTTGTGGGACGTGACCACACCCGGCAGGCTTGTGGAGGTTAAAGTACCGCAGGCGATTGAGATTTTAGAAGGGTTTGTAGCTTGTGAGAGGCAGTTTTGTGCGTGGTGGAAAGGGGACGGTGTCCTCACCCTGTTCGACGCCTCCAGGTCAACGTTGTCCGACTTGCACTGTCAGAGCTGTGTCACCTGTGCGGTTTTCTCCTCCAGTGGTTCTTACATTTACTGCGGCCAGGAAGAAGGCGCCGTGTCTGTTTTTGACGTAGAGCGACGCAGCCTCCTTTGCTCTTGTTCAAACTCAAACCACAGCGCGGTCGTGTCAATAATCCTCTGTGAAAACCGTCAGGAAATGGCTTGTGTTGAAAAGACGGGCGGTGTGATTTTATGGGACATTACCGCCGAAGCTCAATCACCGAGACTCGTTAAAGAAAGCTCTGCCGGTGTGGAATCCGACGCCATCCTCAATACGGATTACTCGGATGCATTTAGCAGGCTCTTACTGTGTGATAGTAGGCATGTTACGGTGTGGAACACATGTGAGTGGGAGACGTGTGACCAGTTCTTGGCTCCACAAGATCGAAAATTCACCCAGGCCGTGTTCTCCCAAGACGGACACCTTTTCCTGGCTTTACTGGACGCCTGCCCCCAGGTGCTGGCTTGGAGGGTCAGCACAGGGCTGTGTGTTCTCTCCTTAGACGCCAACGAGCCGCCTCATACCCTCCTCAAAACCGCCTCCGATATCGTCTGCGTCGCTGGCGACGGCCGCCTTTTCGCATGGGACTCTGGGATGGTTGGTGTAGCGGGCGCAGCTCCAAAAATGGGAAGGGGAGTAGAAGAAGTGGTGGTGGAGCAATCAGGGCGTTGGTTCTACACCTCAGACCGGTCAGACTCGGTGTGGAGGTGGGACTTAGAGACAGGTCTTCCGCATTCTAACTTCCTCCATGAGAGTCCTGTGGAAAAAGTGCGTCTCAGTCGGGATGACGTTACCCTCGTGACGCTGTCTGGAGAGGAGATTTACATTTGGAGGGCAGAAACCGGGCAGAATGTCCACAGAATCTGTGGCAGCAGAGCGACAGATATTCTCATCGCGCCAAATTCCAATTTTGGCGTGAGCCTTTCCGAGCAGGGGCTCTCTCGGGTTTGGAAGCTGGCACATGGAAGTGTTGTGTGCGCTATCCACCTGTATCTCTTAGACGCACAGGTGTCGCCCGAGAGCACCTTTCTGATTGGCCGCCACGGGGGAGACCTGCTGGCTGCGAGCTTGTGGTCCGGCATGATCAGTAAGCGCTTCTCCAGAGCGGGAAGCTGGGAGGACGTCGTGGCTTTCTGCACACTTTCGCAGAACCCCGATTACGTGGTCGTGATGGTCGCTTCAGGAGTTCTATACACCTGGAAGATATCCGATGAAACCGCATGCCAGCACTTTCGGTTGCCGGGGACATTTTACTGTCAGCCGCAACACTTTCAGATGACGTCTGACGGGAGCTTCGCGTTGCTGTCCGCTGATAACGCGGCCATCACGCTCTTGGACGTGACGCGGGTCAGACTGTGCTCTTTTAGGACTGAGGGTTCTGTAATCAAAGCCCGCTTGGATGAAACCGGATGTTACGTCGCCTACGTATCACGGCCCACATGCCAGGAGAATGCCTGTTCCCTGCATGCAAGTCCCATCCTCACCGTCGTCCGGCTCTCGGACGGGGAAAAAGTAGGCAGGGTGTTGCTGTGCAAGGATCCATTGACGCTGCTCATGGGCGGCCAGCAGTTGGTCTTTGTGGGGTTTCAGGACGGCTCCGTGGGTGTTTACTCCATTTCCGGACAAATCGCGACTCTGGCTCGTCAATCGAAGGGATGCTGTTTTGACTCGGCAACAATGACGTGGTTTCCACGAGCAACGCCCAAAATTATTTGGTCTTAGCTTCCGCAGTCGTCCCCTCGTTTATCACGGCCAACAGCTTCCAAGCCTGACTGCGTTTAACCAATTTGTCCGAAGTGTACCACATCACTAAAATCATTGTTTTAAACATTTTCTGTCTATTTTTGGCCGAAATTGGTATTTTTTAATGTCTTATATGTGGagtatttgtcttatttttttattattgcctctgcctcccgggagccttttggccatggagaccagctgctgggtctctgctacaccggagtctgtttggagggactggaggagatgcggatgaggggacagggctgcggagctagcactgagcgctgggacggagaggcttcgcggtgtctcgactgggtgagcaggggtcggacacctcagtcaccttggacgtatcctcgctcatccatgcggactggacactggccgagagtggagtcggctgtcttggttgctttgttgggtctgcttctgtctctggccatcctccctcctccccagcggacgatggcgtggaacaccgcagaggccaccacagtggatatgtttcttttactttttattcatagctgtatgtagaagtgtctgcttgtatctgctgctttaatgtctttgatgtcctctgtgttctttgatgtttgatgtttccctcttacacacatggaagagggatgtgtactatgactatgagttgttgtttttttttttcccttggcctcagtctgcacccccactccagggcccgggctaagaccgattttttttattttattttaatcttctattcttttcttccccccgccccccatgtttacctgtatgtcatcttttttgtaaggggcgctggaagccggcagacccgtcagcgatcctgttctgtctccctgtaatgtttgtctgatcttgaatgggattgtgctgaaaattgctgaaggaactctcctgacggaataaataaagtactatctatctaatctatctattgTGGTAATTGATGAATATATTCACCGAGTGGGACTTTTGTTTTCCgggttaaaacacatttttgatgCATTGTGATGTATTGCGAAACTCCAATCCGTTACCTTGTGTTCATATACAGGTAGATAGGTCTTTAAGTACaaggaaactttgttttcagcacaaacccgttcaagttTGGACAAGCAAAcagtgtacatcaggggtgtcaaactcgaacacagagtgggccaaaatttaaaactgaacaaagctgcgggccaaggttgaacaaattaaccttttaatagggacccaaacaagttttgcattgaatattgaacaagctagAGAatcagggtttggtggtagcaggggtgtatattgtagtgtcccagaagagttagtgctgcaaagggttctgggtatttgttacggtgcgaaatgtgtttgtctttcttgttcgtgtgggttcacagtgtggcgcatatttgtaacagtgttcaagttgtttatacggccaccctcagtgtgacctgtatggctattgaccaagtatgtgttgcattcacttatgtgtgtgcaaAAGCCttaaatattatgtgactggaccggcacggtttgtatggaggaaaagcgtacgtgacgacaggttgtagagaacgctaaaggaaATGTCCTTAAGCCCCGCCCCCAATAtatttgtccgggtggaaattgggagaaattcggaagaatggttgttcCGGGAGATGTTTTGGGGGAGGGGCACTGCACTTTGGGAgtgtcccgggaaaatcgggagggttggcaagtataagtattagcggtgaacgcggtgttacagcggcaccaccgttgaataataccggcaggccagctctaatgttaattaagtaatgtatatatatatatatgtatatatatatacatatgtatatatatgtatatatatatatatatatatatatataatatatacatatgtatatatatacatatatatgtatatatatatacatatatatacatacatatatatacatatatgtatataatatatatatatatatacattatatatacatatatataatatatatatacatacatacatatatatacatatatatataatatatatatatacatatatatatatatctatacatacatatatatatatatgtatatatatacatatatatatgtatatatatatatacacatacatatatatatatacatacatatatatacatatatatatacatatatacatatgtatatatatatatatacatatgtatatatatatatatgcatatatatatatgtatatatatatatatatgcatatatatatatatatgcatatatatatgtatatatatatatatatgcatatatatatatgtatgtatatatatatatatgtatgtatatatatatgtatgtatatatatatatatgtatatatatatatatgtatgtatatatatatgtatgtatatatatatatatacgtatatatatatatatatatatatgtatgtatatatatatatatgtatatatatataagtatgtgtatatatatatatatatatatatgtatgtatatatatatgtatgtatatatatatatgtatatatatatatatatatatatatatatgtatatgtatatatatatgtatatgtatatatatatgtatatatatatatatatatgtatatatgtatatatatatgtatatatatatatgtatatatatatacatatatatatatatgtatgtacatgtgtgtatg is part of the Nerophis ophidion isolate RoL-2023_Sa linkage group LG13, RoL_Noph_v1.0, whole genome shotgun sequence genome and harbors:
- the LOC133564758 gene encoding NACHT and WD repeat domain-containing protein 2-like isoform X3 yields the protein MFLQQMQRAGLSTKELERVYHRDENVSPPSFCLRLAPAPQEDDGTDDLARVLEGAASLCARQQLLTQEEVVAFSRSVLDGDLRFALDNCPPDDIIGRCLVYVHKVVNIEEPAAAERDLLSDLIDNFLRGLVDSRGLAAYAAATECDRRHGYTAHRRRGYARLLCRQVYADLTASIEGRVSNSDRRAADAPAREGVEQEELCAVLSRFYHVARPETGEIRVYVQRRDSRGPLVLTGGPCAGKTVLLAHCAQQIKSWLPDIDPAVVILCTPSLHTPSAAHLLAGLCHRILRTYERSSPAHHEGTFTSNSDLNPASVSRALRNPDLGFYEATRCLRSLLSLLPSSQRPLVLILDGVDQTGRNVALQLVRSLPSPLPPGVKLILGVSSNQTAVLQAIGRHYPESSAPEGARRGSGYVHVALGSADRKQRVEMLMSQLSSSGRRVTSGQLALVSKALTSCGLTLYARLLHAHASLWCSDSDVSESCLPDGVHSSIAALLQHLERKHTSCPVGRAVAYLTLSRVGLTETELADLLSRLEPCQVTQVDLERLLLDLKGFLIRRTVRGCQVLSWVSRHFGLVVAKTYLCTGEARRRVHSEMADYFGKEWNFASTEGKDRNEEEQPSFRVLANARKAVELMHHLRESNRPEVRAKVLISWSFQYALVQAGQLRELVAMLRQDEEGSRKYLKERTLLANILASSSCFLQSDPQKLPALMDAILLPYLKLFPALGSYVGGIRRSGLAVVLPPAPDTVVRLRCLEPDSGSKRLSVTSAAGTQCGTVVEVMVDGSAWVWRDRSVLRLTLNQKTRELKFSGVKSNRGFMLFSTRCNKLFLWDVTTPGRLVEVKVPQAIEILEGFVACERQFCAWWKGDGVLTLFDASRSTLSDLHCQSCVTCAVFSSSGSYIYCGQEEGAVSVFDVERRSLLCSCSNSNHSAVVSIILCENRQEMACVEKTGGVILWDITAEAQSPRLVKESSAGVESDAILNTDYSDAFSRLLLCDSRHVTVWNTCEWETCDQFLAPQDRKFTQAVFSQDGHLFLALLDACPQVLAWRVSTGLCVLSLDANEPPHTLLKTASDIVCVAGDGRLFAWDSGMVGVAGAAPKMGRGVEEVVVEQSGRWFYTSDRSDSVWRWDLETGLPHSNFLHESPVEKVRLSRDDVTLVTLSGEEIYIWRAETGQNVHRICGSRATDILIAPNSNFGVSLSEQGLSRVWKLAHGSVVCAIHLYLLDAQVSPESTFLIGRHGGDLLAASLWSGMISKRFSRAGSWEDVVAFCTLSQNPDYVVVMVASGVLYTWKISDETACQHFRLPGTFYCQPQHFQMTSDGSFALLSADNAAITLLDVTRVRLCSFRTEGSVIKARLDETGCYVAYVSRPTCQENACSLHASPILTVVRLSDGEKVGRVLLCKDPLTLLMGGQQLVFVGFQDGSVGVYSISGQIATLARQSKGCCFDSATMTWFPRATPKIIWS